CCACTATGGAAAAATCCCCTTAGAGTTGGCTCGACACGATGCGTCGCTGGCAGCGGTCTCGTCCTCATTGACGCTGCTGACCAATGCTGTGATGGCCTGGAACACGCTGCATATGCAGCACGCCCTAGAGGCGATAGAGGCTGTCGGCGGCGAATCCATGCGTGCCGAGGACCTACGTCAGATCGCACCGACTCGGCTGGAAGGCATCAACTTGCGCGGTACTTTCGATTTTCCGATTGCTCGCTACGCGCATCGACTGCTGCCGAGTGCCACGATTGCGCAGACGTTACCGTCGGCATGGCGTACAGCATGACCCAACAAGACTATTCGGCTGAGCCGTCGGGAGGTCGAGAGTCTCTGATCTATAGAAGCAGGTTTGTAAGAGGCGAGCAAACTCGGGCCGTTATCGAAGATTGGCACTGGGTTTCCTGCGTCTTCAGGATGCATCCCGAATGGCAGCTCCAACCCCAGGGCTATCGCGGCAGGGCGCATCGGGCTCTTCACGGCCACTTACAGTCGGTTGCCCCTGAAAGGCAGATCCGAGCAACGCCACTCTAGTGAGAATGACGATGATGCACGTCCGGGTAGTGGGGATGTTTGTGCACCATCACCTCGTGCCGATGCCAATGCCTGTGGGGTTCCTTGCCATCCCATGGGAAGTCATGCTCGTGCTGATGGTGTTCGTCGTGCCGATGCGAGTGGCTATGCGCCAGTGGCTCATGGGTATGCTCATGCTCGTGCCGCTCTCGCAGATGCAACCACACGCCCAAGGCCATCAAAGCCAAAGCCGCCCAGAATGCGAAGCCTGGCACCTCAGGCCAGATCGCAAACGCAAGCAGGACGCCAAATAGTGGGGCGACAGAGAAATATGCTCCGGTTCGAGCTGTTCCCAACAGACGCAGCGCCACCACAAACAAGGCAAGACTCACACCGTATCCGGCGAACCCGACGATCAGCGCTGCCGCCGCAGTGCCGACCGATGGCAATACGGCCCCATGCGTTATGGCAAGAGTCGTGTTGCATAGCCCGGCGACAAGCCCCTTCAGGCAAGCGATAAGCAGGGCGTCGTTACTGGAGACCTTGCGGGTCAGATTGTTATCTACAGCCCAACACAAGCAGGCTCCAACGATAAGCAGCGCGCCAGATGACATTTGCAGGCTGCCCGGTTGCCACGACAGCAGCAAGCCACCTGCCACGATCGCAATCATCCCCAGAACAATTTGGCGATCGGCATTCTCCTTGAAGACCACCCAGGCGATGACAGCCGTGAACACGCCCTCGACGTTCAGCAACAGTGATGCCGAAGCAGCGCTGGTTGAGACGAGCCCTGTCATCAGCAACGCCGGTCCCGCTACACCGCCAGCAAGGATTGCGCCGATCAGCCATGGCACTTCCCCCGCGGAATACCTAAGTGACCATTTCCTGGCTCAGGCGTCATCAAGACTCTCCGGATCGCGAGCACAAGCGCCAGTCCGATGCCACTGCCAAGATATAGCAAGCCCGCCAGCAGGAGCGGGGAAACGGACCCGGTTAGCGCCTTGGCCAGCGGCGTGCTTGCTCCGAAAAGCAGCGCGGCTAGTAATGCCGGAGATGCGGTACGAATAGACATGGGAAATCAAGGATCAAGGCGCAGTGGGAGCGTGGACTCGCAAACTCATGTTTCCAGCGCTGCTTGCGCTTCCGGTCGGCCGGCGGTCCGGCGCTTCAGCACTATGCCGCAAAGGGCCGGCAGTACAAAAAGTGTCAGCACAGTTGCGGTGACGAGTCCACCGATTACGACCGTTGCCAGCGGCTTCTGGACTTCGGCACCTGTACCTGTAGCAATCGCCATCGGCACGAAACCCAGAGAGGCCACCAGAGCCGTCATCAGTACCGGGCGCACACGTTCCATCGCACCTTCAATCACCGCGGAGTCGGGTGCCATCCCATCTTCCAGGCGTTTTCGGATAGCGGAAATCAGCACCAGTCCGTTCAGCACCGCCACACCGGATACCGCAATGAAGCCAACTGCCGCCGAAATAGAGAACGGAATCCCGCGCAGTAGCAGCGCAAACACGCCTCCCGCAAGTGCCAGCGGCACGGCGGTCAGCACGGTCGCCGTCAGCGCTGCGCTGCCGATCGCCATGTACAGCGTCGCCGCGATCAAAATAAAGCACAGCGGGACAATGATGGCCAGGCGCTTCGTAGCCGCCTGAAGATTCTGAAATTGGCCACCCCATTCGATGTACATACCCGGCGGCAACTTCACTTCCTTGGCGATCTGCGCCGCAGCATCGTCCACAAAACTGCCCAGGTCACGGCCGCCGACATTGGCCTCCACGTAGACGCGCCGCTTTCCGTTGTCGCGGCTTACTTCGTTGAGCCCCTGCGTGAACCGGAACTGTACCAGTTGGCGCAAAGGCACCGAGGCGCGGGCCTGGCCTTCCGATAGCGGCAACATGACGGGAAGCGCGCCGAGGACGTCGAGGTTCTCCCGCTGCTCACCGGGCAAGCGGATCACAATATCGAAGCGGCGGTCACCATCGAAAATCTGCCCGGCAGGTCGGCCCGCCATGGCGGTGGAAATAGTATCGGCGACTTCCTTGACCGTGAGTCCATATCGGGCGATTGCGGCGCGGTCGAACACGATGTCAAATGTCGGAAAGCCGCTAGTCAAAGGCACGCGGACGTCCGTCGCTCCCGGCGTCTTCTTCAAGACTGCGGCAATGCGTTGCGCTGTGGCCGCCAAGTCGTCGAGATTCTCTCCGTACAGCTTTACGGCCACGTCGCTCCGGACCCCACCGATCAGCTCGTTAAAGCGCATCTCGATCGGTTGCGTCACGTCGTAGTTGTTGCCGACCATCGGTGCTGTCTTCTCGCGGATACGCTCAATCACCTGTTCCTTGGTCGTCACGCCCTCCGGCCATTCGCTTTTCGGCTTCAGAATGATGTAGTTATCCGATGCATTGGGCGGCATGGGGTCGGCGGCGAGGCTGGCCGTACCCGCCTTCGAATACACAGTCTGCACTTCCGGCAGCGACAAGACAGCGCGTTCGAGCGGCAGGTCTATGGCAACCGACTGGTCAATCGACGTAGACGGAATCCGAACCGACGACAGGTTCAGGTTCAACTCATCCAGCGTGGGCATAAACTCGCGACCAACAAATGTGAACGCCACCGTAGCCACAGCGACTGTCGCGATGCCTGCGCCGATGAAGGGCATTGGGCGTGCCACGGCATGCTCCAGCCATGGTCGGTAACGTTCTTTGGTCGCCACGATGACGCGCACTTCTGTCTCTGCAACCTTTTTCCGGAGCATCACGGCGACCATGGCCGGCACGAAGGTGAGCGACAGCACGAAGGCAGAGGCAAGCGCCAGCATCAGCGTGATTACCATCGGGGAGAACATCTTGCCTTCCACGCCCTGGAATGTCAGACATGGCAGGAAAACCATGAAGATCACAAGCTGACCGTAGACGGTCGGTCGCACCATCTCACGTGAAGATTGAACAACTTCCTTCAAACGCTCATCGAGCGTCAGCAGCCGCCCTTCGCGGTGCTGGCGCTCGGCCAGCCGCCTGAGAGAGTTCTCGACAATGATGACCGCGCCATCAATGATCAGGCCGAAGTCGAGCGCACCCAGGCTCATCA
The sequence above is a segment of the Cupriavidus sp. EM10 genome. Coding sequences within it:
- the cnrA gene encoding nickel efflux RND transporter permease subunit CnrA, which encodes MIESILSGSVRYRWLVLFLTAVVAVIGAWQLNLLPIDVTPDITNKQVQINSVVPTMSPVEVEKRVTYPIETAIAGLNGVESTRSMSRNGFSQVTVIFKESANLYFMRQQVSERLAQARPNLPENVEPQMGPVSTGLGEVFHYSVEYQYPDGTGASIKDGEPGWQSDGSFLTERGERLDDRVSRLAYLRTVQDWIIRPQLRTTPGVADVDSLGGYVKQFVVEPDTGKMAAYGVSYADLARALEDTNLSVGANFIRRSGESYLVRADARIKSADEISRAVIAQRQNVPITVGQVARVKIGGELRSGAASRNGNETVVGSALMLVGANSRTVAQAVGDKLEQISKTLPPGVVIVPTLNRSQLVIATIETVARNLIEGALLVVAILFTLLGNWRAATIAALVIPLSLLVSAIGMNQFHISGNLMSLGALDFGLIIDGAVIIVENSLRRLAERQHREGRLLTLDERLKEVVQSSREMVRPTVYGQLVIFMVFLPCLTFQGVEGKMFSPMVITLMLALASAFVLSLTFVPAMVAVMLRKKVAETEVRVIVATKERYRPWLEHAVARPMPFIGAGIATVAVATVAFTFVGREFMPTLDELNLNLSSVRIPSTSIDQSVAIDLPLERAVLSLPEVQTVYSKAGTASLAADPMPPNASDNYIILKPKSEWPEGVTTKEQVIERIREKTAPMVGNNYDVTQPIEMRFNELIGGVRSDVAVKLYGENLDDLAATAQRIAAVLKKTPGATDVRVPLTSGFPTFDIVFDRAAIARYGLTVKEVADTISTAMAGRPAGQIFDGDRRFDIVIRLPGEQRENLDVLGALPVMLPLSEGQARASVPLRQLVQFRFTQGLNEVSRDNGKRRVYVEANVGGRDLGSFVDDAAAQIAKEVKLPPGMYIEWGGQFQNLQAATKRLAIIVPLCFILIAATLYMAIGSAALTATVLTAVPLALAGGVFALLLRGIPFSISAAVGFIAVSGVAVLNGLVLISAIRKRLEDGMAPDSAVIEGAMERVRPVLMTALVASLGFVPMAIATGTGAEVQKPLATVVIGGLVTATVLTLFVLPALCGIVLKRRTAGRPEAQAALET